Proteins from a single region of Geothrix sp. PMB-07:
- a CDS encoding response regulator transcription factor: MEPNQVTVLIADDHPLFLAGIRRTLEEVPTLQLVAEASDGEAALRAIEAEKPALAVMDIRMPRLSGLQVARELRQRNLATDVIFLTMYDDEETFNAAMDLGVMGYVSKESAVNDVVAAIETVVAGRHFISPLLMDLMVARRSQPAVPLRQTLPNGISPTERKILKLIAESKTSKEIAEAFSISQRTVENHRAHISSKLGIHGSYSLLKFALENKAHL; encoded by the coding sequence ATGGAGCCTAATCAAGTCACGGTCCTCATCGCCGACGACCATCCGCTGTTTCTGGCCGGCATCCGGCGAACCCTGGAAGAAGTGCCCACCCTGCAGCTGGTGGCTGAGGCCTCCGATGGCGAGGCGGCGCTTCGGGCCATCGAGGCGGAAAAGCCCGCCCTCGCCGTGATGGACATCCGCATGCCCAGGCTCAGCGGCCTGCAGGTCGCGCGGGAACTGCGCCAGCGCAACCTGGCCACCGATGTGATTTTTCTGACCATGTACGACGATGAGGAAACCTTCAATGCCGCCATGGATCTGGGCGTCATGGGTTATGTCTCGAAAGAATCCGCCGTGAACGATGTGGTGGCCGCCATTGAAACCGTGGTGGCCGGGCGCCATTTCATCAGCCCCCTCTTGATGGACCTCATGGTGGCGCGGCGGTCCCAACCAGCGGTGCCCCTCCGCCAGACACTGCCCAATGGCATCTCCCCCACGGAGCGAAAGATCCTGAAGCTCATCGCCGAATCGAAAACGAGCAAGGAGATTGCCGAGGCTTTCTCCATCAGCCAACGAACCGTGGAGAACCACCGGGCCCACATCAGCTCCAAGTTGGGCATTCATGGCAGCTATAGCCTGCTGAAATTCGCCCTGGAGAACAAGGCGCATCTCTAA
- a CDS encoding ROK family protein: MESKTLIGVDLGGTNMRVGRIEDGQVVALASRSTPATAPEEAVLEALAALIAEVFTPNVSAIGVGVPSVVDETLGIVYHVENIPSWQEVHLGEFLMRRFDRPVFVNNDANCFAVGEFHFGLGQGFRHMIGMVVGTGLGAGVIMNGQLYTGSNCGAGELGTMPYRDHTFEHYASGQTFERDFGLAGSVVHSRAMKGDPKALEILTAFGRDFGQVIMATLYAFDPELIVLGGSVSKAFPFFETGMRQTLGGYAYQHALRRLLIRVSEEPHIAVLGAAALCLEAQHISALRS, translated from the coding sequence ATGGAATCGAAAACCCTCATTGGTGTGGATCTCGGCGGTACCAACATGCGCGTGGGACGCATCGAGGACGGCCAAGTCGTGGCCCTCGCCTCCCGGTCAACCCCGGCCACCGCCCCGGAAGAGGCTGTGCTGGAGGCCCTCGCCGCCCTCATCGCCGAGGTGTTCACCCCGAACGTCAGCGCCATTGGCGTGGGTGTGCCCAGCGTGGTGGATGAAACCCTGGGAATCGTCTACCACGTGGAGAACATCCCCTCCTGGCAGGAAGTCCACCTGGGCGAATTCCTCATGAGGCGATTCGACCGACCCGTGTTCGTCAACAATGACGCCAACTGCTTCGCCGTGGGGGAATTCCACTTCGGCCTGGGCCAGGGCTTCCGCCACATGATCGGCATGGTGGTGGGCACGGGGCTCGGCGCCGGCGTGATCATGAACGGCCAGCTCTACACGGGCTCCAACTGCGGCGCCGGGGAACTGGGCACCATGCCCTACCGCGACCACACCTTCGAACACTACGCCAGCGGCCAGACCTTCGAGCGGGACTTCGGCCTCGCAGGATCCGTGGTCCACTCCCGCGCCATGAAGGGCGACCCCAAGGCCCTGGAGATTCTGACGGCCTTCGGGCGGGATTTCGGACAGGTGATCATGGCCACCTTGTACGCCTTTGATCCCGAACTCATCGTCCTCGGTGGCTCCGTTTCCAAAGCCTTCCCATTCTTCGAGACCGGCATGCGCCAGACCCTGGGTGGCTACGCCTACCAGCACGCACTCCGGCGGCTCCTCATTCGGGTGAGCGAAGAACCCCACATCGCCGTGCTCGGCGCGGCCGCCCTTTGTCTGGAAGCCCAGCATATATCGGCCCTTCGGTCTTGA
- a CDS encoding outer membrane beta-barrel protein — translation MIKTLRTSVLGLLALPLAAQGAGFSLAGGLLAGSDSLKKATNQSSGFLLGADYGTRVIGTEVPARLGLAFASMPGKESNGLKTSLALTQLHGDVFIDTGSPSVHGLVGLSLNHYSMSRTGTESADPADVDHHFPVRDASGMKLGLRVGAAFTVSDHWSLEVLYQQTELAGKDLSDPQVRRGGVNPGWFELDLRWRF, via the coding sequence ATGATCAAGACCCTTCGCACCTCTGTGCTCGGCTTACTGGCGCTGCCCCTCGCGGCCCAGGGCGCAGGATTCAGCCTCGCCGGCGGACTGTTGGCGGGCAGTGACAGTCTCAAGAAGGCCACCAACCAGTCCTCCGGATTCCTTTTGGGGGCGGATTACGGCACTCGCGTGATCGGAACGGAGGTTCCAGCCCGCCTGGGCCTTGCCTTCGCCTCCATGCCGGGTAAGGAATCCAATGGGCTCAAGACGTCTCTGGCCCTCACCCAGCTCCACGGGGATGTCTTCATCGATACCGGCTCCCCGTCCGTACACGGCCTGGTGGGACTCTCGCTGAACCACTACAGCATGTCCCGCACGGGCACCGAGTCCGCTGACCCGGCCGATGTGGACCATCACTTCCCCGTCCGCGATGCCAGTGGCATGAAGCTGGGCCTGCGCGTGGGTGCCGCCTTCACCGTGTCCGACCACTGGAGCCTCGAAGTGCTCTACCAGCAGACGGAATTGGCGGGCAAGGACCTTTCAGATCCCCAGGTTCGCCGCGGCGGGGTCAATCCCGGCTGGTTTGAGCTCGACCTGCGCTGGCGCTTCTAA
- a CDS encoding PAS domain-containing protein gives MPDLNPSSAPTDAPGQHRPEAEDQGSERRLLRTVIDIVPDYIYVKDRQSRFVVNNAAVAQNLGMTSEQVNGKSDFDFFPEALARQFYEDEQRVMASGTPLISREEPNYYPQTGTWGWHLTTTVPLRNLEGEVIGLVGVSRDITSHKKMEEAVRESLVHQKFARQLIDSQELERKRIAAELHDHLGQKLLLVKNHMLLASRAAQQGESAVDLDEALALVTEALQDVREISHSLRPHLIDELGLSKSIESMVRRLARSSQLAATMDIEPVDRLLAKDAEINLYRIAQESLNNVVKHADAKAVTVVLRRTGHSVLLRVVDDGCGFEVEALTRGAERHASFGLMIMAERANMMGGEFELKSDPGLGTTLSVILPIKEGLHGA, from the coding sequence GTGCCTGACCTGAATCCCTCCTCTGCGCCGACTGACGCCCCTGGCCAACACCGGCCGGAGGCGGAGGACCAGGGCTCGGAGCGACGCCTGCTCCGCACCGTCATCGACATCGTGCCTGACTACATCTATGTGAAAGACCGCCAGAGCCGTTTCGTGGTCAACAACGCGGCCGTGGCCCAAAACCTGGGCATGACTTCCGAGCAGGTGAACGGCAAAAGCGATTTCGATTTCTTCCCTGAGGCCTTGGCCCGGCAGTTCTACGAGGACGAGCAGCGGGTCATGGCTTCCGGCACCCCGCTCATCAGCCGGGAAGAGCCCAACTACTACCCTCAGACCGGCACCTGGGGCTGGCACCTGACCACCACGGTTCCCCTGCGCAATCTGGAGGGAGAAGTCATCGGCCTGGTGGGCGTGAGCCGGGATATCACCTCCCATAAGAAAATGGAGGAGGCCGTCCGGGAAAGCCTGGTCCACCAGAAATTCGCGCGGCAGCTCATCGATTCGCAGGAACTGGAGCGCAAGCGAATCGCGGCTGAACTCCACGACCACCTGGGCCAGAAGCTGCTGCTGGTGAAAAACCACATGCTGCTCGCCTCCCGGGCAGCCCAGCAGGGAGAGTCCGCAGTGGACCTGGACGAAGCCCTCGCGCTGGTGACCGAAGCCCTTCAGGATGTGCGGGAGATCTCGCACAGCCTTCGGCCGCACCTCATCGACGAGTTGGGCCTGAGCAAGAGCATCGAATCCATGGTCCGCCGCCTGGCCCGCAGCTCTCAACTGGCGGCCACGATGGATATCGAGCCCGTGGATCGGCTGTTGGCCAAAGATGCTGAGATCAATCTCTATCGCATCGCCCAGGAAAGCCTGAACAATGTCGTGAAGCACGCCGACGCCAAGGCGGTCACCGTTGTGCTGCGGCGGACGGGCCACAGCGTGCTGCTCCGCGTGGTGGATGACGGCTGCGGATTCGAGGTCGAGGCTCTGACCCGCGGCGCCGAACGCCACGCCAGTTTCGGCCTCATGATCATGGCGGAACGGGCGAATATGATGGGGGGAGAGTTCGAACTGAAGTCCGATCCCGGTTTGGGCACCACCCTTTCCGTCATCCTGCCCATCAAGGAAGGCCTGCATGGAGCCTAA
- a CDS encoding bacteriohemerythrin yields the protein MSRQWKSSFCSQDPQIDEDHQALFKLLDRLATHRRESDIEDLNGLLDQLLEHTFSHFFREEAAMRVQGYPKLARHAEQHEVMRKALIESLRTVTKGQLALPTFIQHLKDSFIYHFETDDMTFVTWQKAQQTPAKGNDLPIQAGRHPRPGPVPTYSLGPGC from the coding sequence GTGTCGAGGCAGTGGAAGTCATCCTTCTGCTCTCAGGATCCCCAAATCGATGAGGATCACCAGGCGCTGTTCAAACTCCTGGACCGGCTGGCCACCCATCGCCGGGAATCGGATATCGAGGATTTGAACGGGCTGCTGGACCAGTTGCTGGAGCACACCTTTTCCCATTTCTTCAGGGAAGAGGCGGCCATGCGTGTCCAGGGCTATCCGAAACTGGCGCGGCATGCCGAGCAGCATGAGGTCATGCGGAAGGCCCTGATCGAATCCCTGCGCACCGTGACGAAAGGCCAGCTGGCCCTGCCCACCTTCATCCAACACCTGAAGGACAGCTTCATCTATCACTTTGAAACCGATGACATGACCTTCGTGACTTGGCAGAAGGCGCAGCAGACACCGGCAAAAGGAAACGACCTGCCCATCCAGGCTGGTCGGCACCCCAGGCCAGGGCCGGTGCCGACGTATTCCCTAGGACCCGGCTGCTGA
- a CDS encoding sugar-binding domain-containing protein, with protein MSARTVLLCLCATFLLAAPDRVLSRGWAIQSSVKVSSPGATLSQPGFDVGQWYATEVPSTVMGALTRLEVHKEPLFGRNLEAISPEPFKTSWWFRTEFDEAPAKDAHTRLCFDGINYRADIWLNGQKVAGADQVFGAFRTFDLDITPFLKAGKNALAVEVHPPKPGDFTMGFVDWNPLPPDRNMGLFREVRLRRSGAVSLDDTFVRSAIDLKTLASAALQIETRLVNHEDRPVSGSLHGTIGSIQFQVPYHLAAKEQKTLHLGPHEVPGLKIQKPRLWWPHTLGKPELYTLDLKALEKGQPLDEKRVTFGIRQVSDYLTPEGHRGYIINGRKLLILGGGWVDDLFLREDPKNLEAQFQYVKQLNLNTVRLEGFWGSSQRLYDLADREGVLLMVGWSCQWEWPEYMGSAIVENETFGGPKAPKDVDLVTACLRDQVRWLRNHPSLFVWVVGSDKLPWPEVEARYIADLKTLDPSRPLLTSCKSLTSPVSGPSAVKMAGPYDYVTPNYWWEDTKNGGAYGFNTETGPGPQIPPMSSLKRMLPPEKLWPINEDWNYHCGRFQFGSLDTYLKAFKARYGESASAEEFAFKAQAANYEAMRAMYEAFAVNRPRTTGLIQWMLNAAWPKFYWQLYDHFLMPNGAFYGARKGAQPVAAVFHPVERAVYVVNDSMKNLEGARLRVRLYDQNSTLVFDREVAADEPAGSGHKALTLPPAPETPVSFLDLRLTGANGQELATNFYWLSAKPDVLDEAGTNWYLTPNKSFADFTSLSKLPPTEIRLEMSPRKGQDWEAEVTLTNTSNHIAFFLELGLVDAKGESLVPVLWDDNDLSLLPGEKRKIHVRLPGVDLRGTEPRLTLRGWNTPPKS; from the coding sequence ATGAGCGCCCGCACGGTGCTGCTCTGCCTATGCGCCACTTTCCTCTTGGCAGCGCCAGACCGGGTGCTCTCTCGCGGGTGGGCGATCCAGTCTTCAGTCAAGGTGTCTTCCCCGGGAGCCACCCTCTCCCAGCCTGGGTTCGACGTGGGCCAATGGTATGCCACCGAAGTGCCCAGCACCGTCATGGGCGCCCTGACACGTCTGGAGGTCCACAAGGAACCCCTGTTTGGCCGGAACCTGGAAGCCATCTCTCCCGAGCCGTTCAAAACCTCCTGGTGGTTCCGCACCGAATTCGATGAGGCTCCTGCCAAGGACGCCCACACACGGCTTTGTTTTGATGGCATCAACTACCGGGCCGACATCTGGCTGAACGGGCAGAAGGTGGCGGGAGCCGACCAGGTCTTTGGCGCCTTCCGGACTTTCGATCTGGACATCACGCCTTTCCTGAAAGCCGGAAAAAATGCCCTCGCGGTGGAGGTGCATCCGCCCAAACCTGGCGACTTCACCATGGGCTTCGTGGACTGGAACCCCCTGCCCCCGGACCGCAACATGGGGCTTTTCCGTGAAGTCCGGCTCCGGCGCAGCGGCGCCGTGTCGCTGGATGACACCTTTGTCCGCAGCGCCATTGATCTCAAGACCCTGGCCTCGGCCGCCCTTCAGATCGAAACCCGGCTGGTGAACCACGAAGACCGGCCCGTATCCGGTTCATTGCATGGAACCATCGGATCCATCCAGTTCCAGGTGCCCTATCATCTGGCGGCCAAGGAGCAGAAGACCCTCCACCTGGGGCCGCACGAAGTCCCAGGCCTGAAAATCCAGAAGCCGCGCCTCTGGTGGCCCCATACCCTGGGCAAACCAGAGCTGTACACCCTCGATCTGAAGGCCCTGGAAAAGGGCCAGCCCCTGGATGAAAAGCGAGTGACCTTCGGCATCCGCCAAGTGTCGGACTACCTCACGCCCGAAGGGCACCGCGGCTACATCATCAACGGGCGCAAGCTCCTGATCCTGGGCGGCGGCTGGGTGGACGACCTCTTCCTCCGCGAGGATCCCAAAAACCTCGAGGCCCAGTTCCAGTATGTGAAGCAGCTGAACCTCAACACCGTGCGTCTGGAAGGCTTCTGGGGCAGCAGCCAGCGCCTCTACGATCTGGCCGACCGCGAGGGTGTGCTGCTCATGGTGGGCTGGAGCTGCCAGTGGGAATGGCCCGAATACATGGGTTCGGCCATTGTGGAGAATGAAACCTTCGGCGGCCCCAAGGCCCCCAAGGACGTCGACCTCGTCACCGCCTGCCTTCGTGATCAGGTGCGGTGGCTGCGCAACCATCCCAGCCTCTTCGTGTGGGTGGTGGGCAGCGACAAGTTGCCCTGGCCCGAGGTGGAGGCCCGCTACATCGCGGACCTGAAGACCCTGGACCCCTCCAGGCCCCTCCTGACGTCATGCAAGTCCCTCACCAGCCCGGTCAGCGGCCCCAGCGCAGTGAAGATGGCCGGCCCCTATGACTACGTCACCCCCAACTACTGGTGGGAGGACACCAAGAATGGCGGCGCCTACGGCTTCAACACCGAAACGGGCCCTGGTCCCCAGATTCCGCCCATGTCCTCGCTCAAGCGGATGCTGCCGCCGGAAAAGCTCTGGCCCATCAACGAGGATTGGAACTACCACTGCGGACGATTCCAATTCGGAAGCCTGGACACCTACCTGAAAGCCTTCAAGGCCCGCTACGGCGAATCAGCCTCCGCCGAAGAGTTCGCCTTCAAGGCCCAGGCCGCCAACTACGAGGCCATGCGCGCCATGTACGAGGCCTTTGCCGTGAACCGCCCCCGGACAACAGGTCTCATCCAGTGGATGTTGAACGCCGCCTGGCCCAAGTTCTACTGGCAGCTCTACGATCACTTCCTCATGCCCAATGGCGCCTTCTATGGGGCCCGCAAAGGCGCCCAGCCGGTGGCAGCGGTGTTCCATCCGGTGGAGCGCGCAGTGTACGTGGTCAATGATTCCATGAAGAACCTGGAAGGCGCCCGCCTGCGGGTGCGCCTCTATGATCAGAACAGCACCCTGGTGTTCGACCGGGAAGTGGCGGCTGATGAGCCCGCAGGAAGTGGCCACAAGGCTCTGACCCTTCCGCCCGCTCCGGAAACGCCCGTTTCCTTCCTGGACCTTCGCCTCACCGGGGCCAACGGGCAGGAGCTGGCGACCAACTTCTACTGGCTGTCCGCCAAGCCGGATGTGCTCGACGAGGCCGGCACCAACTGGTACCTCACGCCGAACAAGTCCTTCGCGGATTTCACCTCGCTGTCAAAGCTGCCTCCAACCGAGATTCGCCTGGAAATGAGCCCCCGCAAGGGCCAGGACTGGGAGGCTGAGGTGACCCTCACCAACACCTCGAACCACATCGCCTTCTTCCTGGAACTGGGCCTGGTGGATGCCAAGGGCGAGTCCCTGGTGCCGGTCCTCTGGGATGACAACGACCTGTCCCTGCTGCCCGGAGAGAAGCGGAAGATTCACGTGCGCCTGCCGGGTGTGGATCTTCGCGGGACTGAACCCCGCCTCACCCTCCGCGGCTGGAACACGCCGCCGAAATCCTAG
- a CDS encoding sugar MFS transporter translates to MARNRFMVLLVMLTFFVISFVTNILDPLEPNIQASFQLSAFAVGLMPFAFFAAYGVMSIPAGMLIERFDAKPVLLAAFVLAFLGSSVFALWPSYAVALPSLFTIAVGFAMLQVVINPLLRTSGGEAHYAFFGNLSQLVFGGASFLSPHVYSYLVQHLKDSHLSQNLVTTTLGRMVPPSLPWLSLYWVFAVIMLVMILVVALIRMPRMELKDDERVESFSTLGTLLKNRIVWLYFIGIFCYVGTEQGVAFWISKFLETYHGVDPAQGGHSAVAGFWGLMMVGCALGLVLLKLFDQRKILFVFGLCAVATLLTALFGSRAVALVAFPLMGFWCSVMWPLIFALALNSVDKHHGSFAGILCTAIVGGAFLPPLVGRLGDAFGLRFGMLALLGTLGYIISIGLWARPLISNATLGQSKNAQPDPA, encoded by the coding sequence ATGGCCCGCAATCGCTTTATGGTCCTGCTGGTGATGCTCACCTTCTTCGTCATCTCGTTCGTGACGAACATCCTGGATCCACTGGAACCCAACATCCAGGCATCGTTCCAGCTCAGCGCCTTCGCTGTGGGGCTCATGCCCTTCGCCTTCTTCGCGGCCTATGGTGTCATGTCCATTCCCGCGGGCATGCTCATCGAGCGTTTCGACGCCAAGCCCGTGCTCCTCGCAGCCTTTGTGCTGGCCTTTCTCGGCTCCAGTGTTTTCGCCCTGTGGCCATCCTACGCCGTGGCCCTGCCCTCGCTGTTCACCATCGCGGTGGGCTTCGCCATGCTGCAGGTGGTCATCAATCCCCTGCTGCGAACGTCGGGCGGTGAGGCGCACTACGCCTTCTTCGGCAACCTCTCCCAGCTGGTTTTCGGCGGGGCCTCCTTCCTGAGCCCCCATGTCTACTCCTACCTGGTGCAGCACCTGAAGGACTCCCACCTCTCCCAGAACCTGGTCACCACCACGCTGGGACGCATGGTGCCGCCAAGCCTTCCCTGGCTGTCTCTCTACTGGGTGTTCGCGGTCATCATGCTGGTCATGATCCTCGTCGTGGCGCTGATCCGCATGCCCCGCATGGAGCTCAAGGATGACGAGCGCGTGGAATCCTTCTCCACCCTGGGCACGCTTCTCAAGAACCGCATCGTCTGGCTCTATTTCATCGGAATCTTCTGCTACGTAGGCACCGAGCAAGGCGTCGCATTCTGGATTTCCAAATTCCTGGAAACCTACCATGGCGTGGATCCGGCCCAGGGCGGACACAGCGCCGTGGCCGGTTTCTGGGGATTGATGATGGTGGGCTGCGCCCTGGGGCTCGTGCTGCTGAAACTCTTTGACCAGCGGAAAATCCTCTTCGTCTTCGGCCTCTGTGCTGTGGCCACCCTCCTGACCGCCCTCTTCGGTTCGCGGGCAGTGGCCCTGGTGGCCTTCCCGCTGATGGGCTTCTGGTGTTCCGTCATGTGGCCCCTCATCTTCGCCCTGGCCCTGAATTCTGTGGACAAGCACCACGGATCCTTCGCTGGCATTCTTTGCACCGCCATCGTGGGCGGGGCCTTCCTGCCCCCCCTGGTCGGCCGCCTGGGGGATGCCTTCGGCCTCCGCTTCGGCATGCTCGCCCTGCTGGGAACCCTGGGCTACATCATCAGCATCGGCCTCTGGGCCCGCCCCCTCATTTCCAACGCCACCCTGGGCCAGTCCAAGAACGCCCAGCCCGATCCCGCCTGA